The Lentzea guizhouensis genome contains a region encoding:
- a CDS encoding DUF2848 domain-containing protein has product MSTACTLSFELPGGTVTEVAVTTLLNGGYAGRSQDDVAAHVQELAELGVPAPSVTPSLYPVAPYLAQQTTTVPVQHARTSGEAEWALVVTDDDVLLTVACDHTDRALEVHGVAWSKNASPDVLGRKAWRLSEVADRIDSIELTAWADGVEIQRGTLAELLTPAYWLDRLRELDLHKPGTVLLSGTIPMHHGVEQFASKWRVELRDPATGDVIDCGYEVTPLPAPIG; this is encoded by the coding sequence ATGTCCACCGCTTGCACACTGTCCTTCGAACTCCCCGGCGGCACCGTCACCGAGGTCGCCGTGACGACCTTGCTCAACGGCGGATACGCAGGTCGCAGCCAGGACGACGTGGCCGCTCACGTGCAAGAACTCGCCGAGCTGGGCGTGCCAGCGCCGTCCGTGACACCGAGCCTCTACCCCGTCGCGCCGTACCTCGCGCAGCAGACGACGACGGTGCCCGTGCAGCACGCACGGACCTCCGGCGAGGCCGAGTGGGCGTTGGTCGTCACCGACGACGACGTGCTGCTGACCGTCGCGTGCGACCACACGGACCGTGCGTTGGAGGTGCACGGCGTGGCGTGGAGCAAGAACGCGAGCCCAGACGTGCTGGGCCGCAAGGCGTGGCGCTTGTCCGAGGTGGCTGACCGGATCGACTCGATCGAGCTCACGGCGTGGGCCGACGGCGTGGAGATCCAGCGCGGCACGCTCGCCGAGCTGCTGACGCCCGCGTACTGGCTGGACCGCCTGCGCGAGCTGGACCTGCACAAGCCCGGCACCGTGCTGCTGTCCGGCACCATCCCGATGCACCACGGCGTGGAGCAGTTCGCGTCGAAGTGGCGCGTCGAGCTGCGTGACCCGGCCACCGGTGACGTCATCGACTGCGGCTACGAGGTGACACCGCTGCCCGCGCCGATCGGCTGA